A stretch of the Arthrobacter stackebrandtii genome encodes the following:
- a CDS encoding family 20 glycosylhydrolase has protein sequence MVSVIPHPVSLIEHAAEAFTLTPESRLVATGGGAAAVAAQLADWLRVDTGLALPVVDGGTGTGADAVKAGAHDVVLALTGGSAETCEDLAWPETETYSLTTDASGAWLGAAHPAGLFAAAQTLRQLVPAPDAAGAASDALPAAAHHVPSVTINDSPRFAYRGAMLDVARHFFPVADVERFIDAIAMLKINHLHLHLTDDQGWRIQIDSWPLLTEIGSASETGDGPGGFYTKEDYAGLVAYAAERFVTIVPEIDIPGHTNAALASYAELNEDGVLREPYRGIEVGFTSLAINKDSSYRFIDDVVREVAAMTPGPYLHLGGDESLTLTQEQFVEFINRATAVAAATGKTLVGWHEMGQADALPTGTIGQYWGRHADHAKVGPQIRSFVEQGGSVIMSPAEHSYLDMHYPDETRLGQGWAGTISLADSYEWDPATLVEGITEAQLLGVEAPVWTETLETSSDVEFMVFPRLACVAEIAWSQVSGPRRFEEIAPRLAAFCARLDRLGINFHRSPELGAGAPDAASLATDAGV, from the coding sequence ATGGTCTCTGTCATCCCCCATCCTGTGTCCCTGATTGAGCATGCCGCCGAGGCATTCACCCTCACGCCGGAATCGCGGCTCGTTGCGACGGGTGGGGGTGCCGCCGCCGTGGCCGCACAGCTTGCGGACTGGTTGCGCGTGGACACCGGGCTCGCACTGCCCGTTGTCGACGGCGGGACGGGGACAGGCGCCGACGCCGTCAAGGCAGGCGCCCATGACGTCGTGCTGGCCCTCACCGGCGGTTCGGCAGAAACGTGCGAAGACCTTGCGTGGCCGGAAACCGAGACATATTCCCTGACAACGGACGCCTCCGGAGCATGGCTGGGCGCTGCACACCCGGCGGGACTTTTCGCCGCCGCCCAGACGTTGCGTCAGCTTGTTCCTGCCCCGGACGCAGCCGGGGCTGCATCCGACGCCCTCCCGGCAGCCGCGCACCACGTGCCGAGCGTGACGATCAACGATTCACCCCGCTTTGCCTACCGGGGCGCCATGCTCGACGTCGCCCGGCATTTCTTCCCGGTGGCCGACGTCGAGCGCTTTATCGATGCGATCGCCATGCTCAAGATCAACCATCTTCACCTGCATCTCACCGACGACCAGGGCTGGCGCATCCAAATCGACAGCTGGCCACTGCTCACCGAGATCGGCAGCGCCAGCGAGACCGGGGACGGGCCCGGCGGCTTCTACACCAAGGAAGACTACGCAGGGCTGGTTGCATACGCGGCCGAACGTTTTGTGACCATCGTTCCCGAGATCGACATCCCCGGGCACACCAACGCAGCACTGGCCAGCTATGCCGAGCTGAACGAAGACGGTGTCCTCCGCGAGCCCTACCGCGGCATCGAAGTCGGTTTCACATCCCTGGCGATCAACAAGGACTCCAGCTACCGTTTCATTGATGACGTGGTCCGGGAAGTCGCGGCCATGACCCCCGGCCCGTACCTCCACCTCGGCGGCGATGAATCACTCACGCTGACACAGGAACAATTCGTGGAATTCATCAACCGCGCCACCGCAGTCGCTGCGGCAACCGGAAAGACCCTGGTTGGGTGGCATGAAATGGGACAGGCCGATGCGCTGCCAACGGGCACCATCGGGCAATACTGGGGGCGCCATGCAGATCATGCCAAGGTGGGCCCGCAGATCCGTTCCTTCGTGGAGCAGGGCGGCAGCGTCATCATGTCCCCCGCCGAGCACAGCTACCTCGACATGCACTACCCGGACGAGACCCGCCTCGGACAAGGCTGGGCCGGAACAATTTCACTCGCCGACTCCTACGAATGGGACCCGGCCACGCTGGTCGAGGGCATCACGGAGGCGCAACTGCTCGGTGTGGAGGCGCCCGTCTGGACGGAGACGTTGGAGACGTCCTCCGATGTTGAGTTCATGGTCTTTCCCCGGCTGGCGTGCGTGGCGGAGATCGCGTGGTCACAGGTCTCCGGGCCGCGTCGCTTCGAAGAGATCGCGCCACGCCTTGCCGCGTTCTGCGCCCGCCTTGACCGGCTTGGCATCAACTTTCACCGCTCACCCGAGCTTGGGGCGGGAGCACCTGACGCGGCTTCCCTGGCCACGGATGCGGGCGTCTAG
- a CDS encoding dynamin family protein, which translates to MNPTESRHPGSNHAAAEQEAAVELLERVRTELAGLGLPLELPTAQEARTTAANALGQLDDYILPRWRSLDAPLLAVVGGSTGAGKSTLVNALVGHPVTRSGAIRPTTRQPILLHHPQDADWFTSTRVLPTLRRIQGEIVKGGTPASKAGAAPEAGAITSLVLVGDEAVPQGIAILDAPDVDSISDDNRQMAGQLLAAADLWLFVTTANRYADAVPWKLLLDAAGRDITVAVVLDRVPAGAEQEIAADLHAMLIREGLAGAQLFVVPEATLNELGMLPADSVAPIHTWLAGISEDAAGRAEIVRRTLNGTVRSLSDRLTSLAGAVQDQNDAGAQLGDDVRAAFADAGTRIGQATSDGTLLRGEVLSRWQDFVGTGEFFRAVETNIGRVRDRIGAFFKGQPPPAVKVETAIETGLQAVILDQAARAAEDADQRWRADPAGRQLLGTDDLSGTTADFPAEVAAEIRAWQGGVLALIRSEGSSKRSQARWLSFGVNGLGVALMIVVFSFTGGLTGAEVGIAGGTAVVGQKLLEAIFGEDAVRRLAKHAKDDLDQRCATLLERQQQKFLDRLAPVQADAQRLEGLAAQLADLGKGTNA; encoded by the coding sequence GTGAACCCCACCGAATCGCGCCACCCCGGCTCCAACCACGCAGCCGCGGAGCAGGAAGCCGCCGTCGAGCTCCTGGAGCGCGTCCGCACGGAACTGGCCGGACTGGGCCTCCCCCTGGAGCTGCCCACCGCGCAAGAGGCCCGGACCACGGCGGCCAACGCCCTCGGCCAGCTGGACGACTACATCCTCCCGCGCTGGCGCAGCCTCGACGCCCCGCTGCTCGCCGTCGTCGGCGGCTCCACCGGCGCCGGCAAGTCAACGCTCGTCAACGCCCTCGTCGGCCACCCCGTCACGCGCTCCGGCGCCATCCGCCCCACCACGCGCCAGCCCATCCTGCTCCACCACCCGCAGGACGCAGACTGGTTCACCTCCACCCGCGTCCTGCCCACACTGCGCCGCATCCAAGGCGAAATCGTCAAGGGCGGCACCCCTGCATCCAAGGCCGGGGCAGCCCCGGAGGCAGGGGCCATCACCTCGCTCGTCCTGGTGGGGGATGAGGCGGTCCCGCAGGGCATCGCCATCCTGGACGCCCCGGACGTGGATTCCATCTCTGACGACAACCGCCAAATGGCCGGCCAGCTCCTCGCCGCCGCGGACCTGTGGCTGTTCGTCACCACCGCCAACCGCTACGCCGACGCCGTCCCGTGGAAGCTCCTCCTCGACGCCGCCGGACGCGACATCACGGTCGCCGTCGTCCTGGACCGCGTCCCCGCCGGAGCCGAGCAGGAGATCGCCGCGGACCTCCACGCCATGCTCATCCGCGAAGGCCTCGCCGGAGCCCAGCTGTTCGTGGTCCCAGAGGCCACCCTCAACGAGCTCGGCATGCTCCCCGCAGACTCCGTCGCCCCCATCCACACCTGGCTCGCCGGCATCAGCGAGGACGCGGCCGGCCGGGCGGAAATCGTCCGCCGCACGCTCAATGGAACGGTGCGTTCACTCTCGGACCGGCTCACCTCGCTGGCCGGCGCCGTCCAGGACCAGAACGACGCCGGAGCCCAGCTGGGCGATGACGTCCGCGCCGCCTTCGCGGACGCCGGGACGAGGATTGGCCAGGCCACCAGCGACGGCACCCTCTTGCGCGGGGAGGTCCTGTCACGCTGGCAGGACTTTGTTGGCACAGGTGAGTTTTTTAGGGCCGTCGAGACCAACATCGGCCGCGTCAGGGACCGGATCGGCGCCTTCTTCAAGGGCCAGCCGCCGCCCGCCGTCAAGGTGGAGACCGCCATTGAAACCGGGCTGCAAGCCGTGATCCTGGACCAGGCCGCCCGGGCCGCGGAAGACGCAGACCAGCGCTGGCGGGCCGATCCCGCGGGCCGCCAGCTGCTGGGCACCGACGACCTCTCCGGCACCACGGCAGACTTCCCGGCCGAGGTAGCCGCGGAAATCCGGGCCTGGCAGGGCGGGGTCCTGGCTCTCATCCGTTCCGAGGGATCCTCCAAGCGTTCCCAGGCCCGCTGGCTCTCGTTCGGCGTCAACGGCCTTGGCGTTGCACTGATGATCGTGGTCTTTTCCTTCACCGGGGGACTCACGGGAGCCGAGGTTGGCATCGCAGGAGGCACCGCCGTCGTGGGCCAAAAGCTGCTCGAAGCCATCTTCGGCGAGGACGCGGTCCGCCGCCTGGCCAAGCACGCCAAGGACGACCTCGACCAACGCTGCGCCACCCTCCTGGAACGCCAGCAACAGAAATTCCTGGACAGGCTCGCACCCGTGCAGGCCGACGCGCAGCGCCTGGAGGGCCTCGCCGCGCAACTTGCCGACCTCGGAAAGGGCACGAACGCATGA
- a CDS encoding ArsR/SmtB family transcription factor has product MVVDQLSEDVVDRLFQALSDATRRDIVRRVSAGPMSVSGLATFYAMSFAAVQKHVAVLERATLVTKEKRGREQLVQANPDGLALARRLLDEYEEIWRQRAARITDLLGQAPGAQAKEPS; this is encoded by the coding sequence ATGGTTGTAGATCAGCTCAGTGAAGACGTCGTGGACCGCCTGTTCCAGGCCCTCTCGGACGCCACCCGCCGCGACATCGTCCGGCGGGTCTCCGCCGGCCCCATGTCCGTGTCGGGACTCGCCACCTTCTACGCCATGAGCTTTGCCGCGGTCCAAAAACATGTGGCCGTACTGGAACGCGCAACCCTTGTCACCAAGGAAAAGCGCGGACGTGAGCAGCTGGTCCAGGCAAATCCGGACGGGTTGGCCCTGGCCCGCCGGCTGCTCGATGAATATGAGGAAATCTGGCGGCAGCGCGCCGCCCGGATTACGGACCTCCTGGGCCAAGCCCCCGGAGCCCAAGCAAAGGAACCATCATGA
- a CDS encoding GTPase: MSRHRQDRAESTLARQLVALNEARELGEGRLDDASLQDVYDVLERATERRSLSADHTVVGFFGATGSGKSSLFNAVAGTFAATVAVRRPTTSEPLAMVWGMEGSAPLLDWLEVADRREGAPVPGLMDDAGGLVLLDLPDFDSVELGNRAIVERLAGQVDVLVWVMDPQKYADAAIHNDFIRAFSSHADVTLVVLNQIDRLDPSEVKPVLESLSAILDRDGLRNVKISGVSATTGEGIPELRQRIAAVVKAKAAKSARLAADVAVAAQRLADASGDGVAAGVHQQDRKALAAGLAGAVHVETVVSAVKTSYQLEATRRTGWPVTRWVSRFRKDPLRRLSLRREGTSEVNRTSLPPAGASEQAQIDSSVREFADAASAGASGPWRASIRAAARSNRDQLPDALDQAVAGTDLKANTRAWWWPVFSVIQWLALLVAVGGLVWLGVLAVLGYLQLPVPETPKVEGWPLPTLMLLGGAVLGIFLAVTSKFIALAGANGRAAQARRRLRESVAETSEALVVDPTEAEVAASRAFAEALKNAR; encoded by the coding sequence ATGAGCCGGCACCGCCAAGACCGCGCCGAATCCACGCTGGCCCGGCAGCTCGTCGCCCTCAACGAGGCCCGCGAACTGGGCGAGGGCCGCCTCGACGACGCCTCACTGCAGGACGTCTATGACGTGCTCGAGCGGGCCACCGAGCGCCGCTCGCTCAGCGCCGATCACACCGTGGTGGGTTTTTTCGGCGCCACGGGCAGCGGGAAATCCTCGCTCTTCAACGCGGTGGCGGGCACGTTCGCGGCCACGGTCGCCGTCCGCCGCCCCACCACCAGCGAACCGCTCGCCATGGTCTGGGGGATGGAGGGCAGCGCGCCGCTGCTGGACTGGCTGGAGGTTGCCGACCGCCGCGAGGGCGCCCCGGTTCCCGGCCTGATGGACGACGCCGGAGGACTGGTTTTGCTTGACCTGCCGGATTTTGATTCGGTGGAGTTGGGCAACAGGGCCATCGTGGAACGGCTGGCCGGGCAGGTGGATGTGCTGGTGTGGGTCATGGACCCGCAAAAATACGCCGACGCGGCCATCCACAACGATTTCATCCGGGCCTTCTCCTCGCATGCCGATGTCACGCTCGTGGTGCTCAACCAGATCGACCGCCTGGACCCCTCAGAGGTCAAACCTGTGCTGGAATCGCTGTCAGCCATTTTGGACCGCGACGGGCTGCGCAACGTCAAGATTTCCGGTGTCTCGGCCACCACGGGGGAGGGCATTCCAGAGCTGCGGCAGCGGATCGCCGCCGTCGTGAAGGCCAAGGCTGCCAAGTCCGCACGGCTTGCGGCCGATGTTGCCGTGGCGGCGCAGCGCCTGGCCGACGCCTCCGGTGACGGCGTTGCAGCAGGCGTGCACCAGCAGGACCGCAAGGCGCTGGCGGCCGGGCTGGCCGGGGCCGTCCATGTGGAGACAGTGGTCTCGGCCGTGAAGACGTCATACCAGTTGGAGGCCACGCGCCGCACCGGTTGGCCGGTGACCCGGTGGGTTTCGCGCTTCCGCAAGGATCCGCTCCGGCGCCTCAGCCTGCGCCGCGAAGGCACCTCCGAGGTCAACCGGACGTCGCTGCCTCCCGCGGGTGCCTCGGAGCAGGCCCAGATTGACTCATCCGTGCGCGAGTTTGCCGATGCCGCCAGCGCGGGCGCATCCGGACCGTGGCGTGCCTCCATCCGGGCCGCGGCACGCAGCAACCGTGACCAGCTGCCCGACGCACTGGACCAGGCCGTCGCAGGCACGGACCTGAAGGCCAACACCAGGGCGTGGTGGTGGCCGGTGTTCTCGGTCATCCAATGGCTCGCGCTGCTGGTTGCCGTCGGCGGTCTCGTGTGGCTCGGCGTGCTGGCCGTGCTCGGATACCTGCAGCTGCCGGTGCCGGAGACCCCCAAGGTGGAGGGCTGGCCACTGCCCACCCTGATGCTGCTCGGGGGAGCGGTGCTGGGCATTTTCCTGGCGGTCACCAGCAAGTTCATTGCACTGGCGGGGGCCAACGGCCGTGCGGCCCAGGCGCGCAGGAGGCTGCGCGAAAGCGTCGCCGAAACGTCGGAGGCTCTGGTGGTGGATCCCACCGAGGCCGAGGTAGCCGCCTCGCGCGCCTTCGCCGAAGCCCTCAAGAACGCCCGCTAG
- a CDS encoding SRPBCC family protein: MTVTSSIKSPEALTLAITAEFPAAVERVWQIWEDPRQLERWWGPPTWPATFETYDFHPGGQADYYMTGPDGTKARGWWQFTSVDGPTRLALNDGFADDDGKRVEEMGQALMEVSIVDGGGRTAMTITTTFENTEQMQKMLEMGMEEGMKEAMGQIDGILAK; encoded by the coding sequence ATGACCGTCACCAGTTCCATCAAAAGTCCCGAGGCACTCACCCTCGCCATCACCGCAGAGTTTCCGGCCGCCGTCGAACGCGTCTGGCAGATCTGGGAGGACCCGCGCCAGCTGGAGCGCTGGTGGGGGCCGCCCACCTGGCCGGCAACGTTTGAGACGTACGACTTCCATCCCGGCGGCCAGGCCGACTACTACATGACCGGCCCGGACGGGACGAAGGCGCGCGGCTGGTGGCAGTTCACCTCGGTCGACGGCCCCACCCGGCTGGCGCTGAACGACGGATTCGCCGACGACGACGGCAAGCGGGTTGAGGAAATGGGCCAGGCGCTCATGGAAGTCTCGATTGTTGACGGCGGCGGGCGCACCGCCATGACCATCACCACCACGTTTGAAAACACCGAGCAGATGCAAAAGATGCTGGAGATGGGCATGGAGGAAGGCATGAAGGAGGCCATGGGCCAGATCGACGGAATCCTGGCGAAGTAA
- the gltX gene encoding glutamate--tRNA ligase: MTNAALIPLVTAETPVRVRFCPSPTGTPHVGLIRTALFNWAYARHTGGKMIFRIEDTDAKRDSEESYLQLLDGLKWLGITWDEGVEVGGPHEPYRQSQRGDIYAGVIEKLVAGGHAYESYSTPEEVEDRHKEAGRDVKLGYDNFDRDLTPEQIAAFKAEGRAPALRLRMPDADITFTDLVRGEITFKAGSVPDYAIVRPNGAPLYTLVNPVDDALMGVTHVLRGEDLLSSTPRQIALYQALFEVGVAEYMPLFGHLPYVMGAGNKKLSKRDPEASLFLHRDNGFIPEGLLNYLSLLGWSLSADEDIFTVAQLVEKFDIHDVVANPARFDIKKAEAINGTHVRMLEAGDFRNRLVPYLQAAGLVGETLTDRENEILDEAAPLVQERITLLGEAPEMIAFLFKKDDAVDVAEDALKGMPENLAEVLDAALAALEPLEPWDAESIQAALKGALVEGLGIKPRFAFGPVRTATSGRKVSPPLFESMVILGKESSLTRLRAFRG, translated from the coding sequence ATGACTAACGCTGCCTTAATCCCCCTTGTCACCGCTGAAACCCCTGTCCGTGTGCGGTTCTGCCCGTCGCCCACGGGAACGCCCCACGTGGGCCTGATCCGCACCGCCCTGTTCAACTGGGCGTATGCGCGCCACACCGGCGGGAAGATGATTTTCCGCATCGAGGACACCGACGCCAAGCGCGACAGCGAGGAAAGCTACCTCCAGCTGCTCGACGGCCTGAAGTGGCTGGGCATCACCTGGGACGAGGGCGTTGAGGTGGGCGGGCCGCACGAGCCGTACCGCCAGTCGCAGCGCGGGGACATCTACGCCGGCGTGATTGAGAAGCTGGTGGCCGGCGGGCACGCATATGAGTCGTATTCCACACCCGAAGAGGTGGAAGATCGTCACAAGGAGGCCGGCCGGGACGTTAAACTTGGATACGACAACTTTGACCGTGACCTCACGCCCGAGCAGATTGCTGCTTTCAAGGCGGAGGGCCGCGCGCCGGCGCTGCGACTTCGCATGCCGGATGCCGACATCACGTTCACCGACTTGGTCCGGGGCGAGATCACCTTTAAGGCAGGATCAGTCCCGGACTACGCCATTGTCCGTCCCAACGGTGCGCCGTTGTACACGCTGGTCAACCCCGTGGATGACGCCTTGATGGGCGTCACCCACGTGTTGCGCGGCGAGGACCTGCTCTCCTCCACACCCCGCCAGATCGCCCTGTACCAGGCGCTGTTCGAGGTGGGCGTGGCCGAGTACATGCCGCTGTTCGGCCACCTGCCCTACGTCATGGGCGCCGGCAACAAGAAGCTCTCCAAGCGTGATCCCGAGGCGAGCCTGTTCCTGCACCGCGACAACGGCTTCATCCCCGAGGGCCTGCTGAACTACCTGTCGCTGCTGGGCTGGTCGCTCTCCGCCGATGAGGACATCTTCACCGTGGCGCAGCTCGTGGAGAAGTTCGACATCCACGACGTCGTGGCCAACCCGGCCCGCTTCGACATCAAGAAGGCCGAGGCCATCAACGGCACGCACGTGCGCATGCTTGAGGCCGGCGACTTCCGCAACCGCCTGGTCCCGTACCTGCAGGCCGCCGGGCTGGTGGGGGAGACGCTGACCGATCGTGAGAACGAGATCCTCGACGAGGCCGCCCCGCTGGTCCAGGAGCGCATCACCCTGCTGGGCGAGGCGCCTGAGATGATTGCCTTCCTCTTCAAGAAGGACGACGCCGTCGACGTCGCCGAGGATGCCCTGAAGGGCATGCCGGAGAACCTGGCCGAGGTCCTGGATGCCGCACTGGCCGCCCTGGAGCCCCTCGAGCCCTGGGACGCCGAGTCCATCCAAGCCGCGCTGAAGGGCGCACTGGTGGAGGGCCTGGGCATCAAGCCGCGCTTCGCCTTCGGCCCAGTCCGCACGGCCACGTCGGGCCGGAAGGTTTCGCCGCCGCTCTTTGAGTCCATGGTGATCCTGGGCAAGGAATCCTCGCTGACCCGCCTGCGCGCGTTCCGGGGCTAG
- a CDS encoding S53 family peptidase has product MHKHFIGVSMVVVVAFVAAITGAGAADAAPTPTSKTIPNSQPGWLTHGKNLGAASQNAPVNARVYLAPNGGVSALEAAAKAASNSNQYLTPAQYHAQFDATDAAVSAVSNWLTGSGLKVSVEANHRYVDAAGSVGAANKAFNVKISKYSHDGLTVQAPTGPASAPDNVAASVIAVSGLDTTVSVVAPATKKPSPPSDGFRNAPVCSHWYGDQTPATLPTPDGTVMPQLNGATLPYAPCGYTGPQLRGAYEAGAPAGLDGRGVTVAITDAYASPTIEADANRYAVDTGDQPFTAGQYSQVLPNAFTQVNANKSPHQCDASGWYGEQTLDVEAVHAMAPAANIRYYAGKSCQDADLLDTFSRINDEGIANIVTNSWGGLGDAVRPALFQAYEMAFLQGAVQGISYVFSTGDSGDEVGNLGTPETDYPASDPFVTGVGGTSTAITTAGVTGETGWQTTKYSITNGAWTPSIAFQYGGGGGYSSNIPEPDYQLAAGIQSPNGGRALPDVSMDADPTTGMLVGQTQGFGKTASYDSYRIGGTSLASPLFAGITALKIQASGHGLGLLNPKIYTDHSGFHDVSGAGIDAGNIRVDFANGVDAGGGYLYSVRSFNTTNTTLSVGSGWDSETGWGSARAGWLTPAQ; this is encoded by the coding sequence ATGCACAAGCACTTTATCGGAGTGTCAATGGTGGTTGTGGTGGCATTTGTCGCCGCGATTACCGGTGCCGGCGCCGCAGACGCCGCCCCGACACCCACCTCGAAAACAATCCCGAATTCACAACCTGGCTGGCTCACCCACGGCAAAAACCTCGGTGCCGCCTCCCAGAACGCCCCCGTCAATGCGCGCGTCTACCTCGCGCCCAACGGTGGGGTCAGCGCATTGGAAGCCGCTGCGAAGGCAGCCTCCAACTCCAACCAGTACCTCACACCGGCCCAATACCACGCACAGTTTGACGCCACCGACGCAGCAGTCAGCGCCGTCAGCAACTGGCTGACGGGCTCTGGCCTGAAGGTGAGCGTGGAGGCGAACCACCGCTACGTTGACGCTGCGGGCAGCGTTGGCGCGGCCAACAAGGCCTTCAACGTCAAGATCTCCAAGTACAGCCACGACGGTCTGACCGTTCAGGCCCCCACGGGACCGGCCAGTGCGCCAGACAATGTCGCGGCATCAGTTATTGCCGTCTCGGGACTGGACACCACGGTCTCCGTGGTCGCACCGGCAACGAAGAAGCCCTCGCCTCCCAGCGACGGCTTCCGCAACGCGCCGGTCTGCTCGCACTGGTACGGGGACCAGACCCCCGCCACGCTTCCCACCCCGGATGGAACCGTCATGCCACAGCTGAACGGGGCAACGCTGCCCTACGCACCGTGCGGCTACACGGGCCCGCAACTGCGCGGCGCCTATGAAGCCGGAGCCCCCGCAGGCCTGGACGGCCGCGGCGTGACCGTGGCCATCACCGATGCCTATGCCTCCCCGACCATCGAGGCAGACGCCAACCGCTACGCCGTCGACACCGGCGACCAGCCCTTCACTGCCGGCCAGTACTCCCAGGTCCTGCCCAACGCCTTCACCCAGGTCAACGCCAACAAGTCGCCGCACCAGTGCGACGCGTCCGGCTGGTACGGCGAGCAGACCCTCGACGTCGAGGCCGTCCACGCCATGGCCCCGGCAGCCAACATCCGGTACTACGCCGGCAAGAGCTGCCAGGATGCAGACCTGCTGGACACCTTCTCCCGCATCAACGATGAAGGCATCGCCAACATCGTGACGAACTCGTGGGGCGGCTTGGGCGATGCTGTCAGGCCGGCACTTTTCCAGGCGTACGAGATGGCCTTCCTTCAGGGTGCAGTCCAGGGCATCAGCTACGTGTTCTCCACCGGCGACTCCGGCGATGAGGTTGGCAACCTCGGCACTCCGGAGACCGACTACCCGGCCTCGGACCCGTTCGTCACCGGCGTCGGCGGCACCTCAACCGCCATCACCACGGCGGGCGTCACGGGCGAAACCGGCTGGCAGACCACCAAGTACTCCATCACCAATGGTGCCTGGACCCCGTCCATCGCATTCCAGTACGGCGGCGGGGGCGGCTACTCCTCCAACATCCCCGAACCCGACTACCAGCTGGCGGCCGGAATCCAGAGCCCCAACGGCGGCCGCGCGCTGCCGGACGTGTCCATGGACGCCGACCCCACCACCGGCATGCTCGTCGGCCAGACGCAGGGCTTCGGCAAGACGGCTTCCTACGACAGCTACCGGATCGGCGGAACAAGCCTCGCCTCGCCGCTGTTCGCGGGCATCACCGCGCTGAAGATCCAGGCCAGCGGCCACGGACTGGGCCTGCTCAACCCGAAGATCTACACGGACCATTCGGGCTTCCACGACGTCTCCGGCGCCGGCATCGACGCCGGCAACATCCGCGTCGATTTCGCCAACGGGGTGGACGCCGGCGGCGGCTACCTCTACTCGGTGCGCTCGTTCAACACCACCAACACCACGCTGTCGGTCGGAAGCGGTTGGGACAGCGAAACCGGCTGGGGCAGCGCCCGCGCCGGCTGGCTCACCCCGGCACAGTAG
- a CDS encoding HAD family hydrolase produces the protein MFDIDETIVDLYKAMADAMVAASAHLLPGHGDADWEQFAAIYMADAEDYYDRYVAGEFTFNEQRGLRARAVFARLGVPFGADAEEQWIEDFERAQPLSIRAFEDVVPVLDALDAAGIAYGAVSNNVHDYQRAKLDQAGLQRISVLVGIDTVGVSKPAPEIFLEGCRQIGLAPGEVLYVGDNFMVDGVGSVQAGLHGMWLNRLGQEVPAFGGGSSLGGGASAGGEAAAADAAAQVAVVSSLAEIPVLLGLSEPAKQV, from the coding sequence TTGTTTGACATCGACGAGACCATCGTGGACCTCTACAAGGCCATGGCTGATGCCATGGTCGCCGCGTCCGCCCACCTGCTGCCCGGCCACGGCGACGCCGACTGGGAACAGTTCGCCGCCATCTACATGGCCGACGCCGAGGACTACTACGACCGCTATGTGGCCGGCGAGTTCACCTTCAACGAGCAGCGCGGCCTGCGGGCCCGTGCCGTCTTCGCCCGCCTCGGCGTCCCCTTTGGTGCGGACGCCGAGGAACAGTGGATCGAGGACTTTGAGAGGGCCCAGCCGCTCTCCATCCGCGCCTTCGAGGACGTTGTGCCCGTCCTCGATGCTCTGGACGCCGCAGGGATCGCCTACGGGGCCGTCAGCAACAACGTCCACGACTACCAGCGCGCCAAGCTGGACCAGGCCGGCCTGCAGCGGATCTCCGTCCTGGTGGGCATCGACACGGTCGGCGTCTCCAAGCCGGCGCCGGAGATCTTCCTGGAAGGCTGCCGGCAGATTGGGCTGGCGCCGGGGGAGGTGCTGTATGTGGGGGACAACTTCATGGTCGACGGCGTTGGCTCCGTCCAGGCCGGCCTGCACGGCATGTGGTTGAACCGGCTGGGGCAGGAGGTGCCCGCCTTCGGTGGCGGCTCTTCCCTGGGCGGCGGCGCCTCCGCGGGCGGGGAGGCTGCGGCAGCTGACGCGGCGGCCCAGGTCGCCGTCGTGTCTTCGCTGGCTGAAATCCCCGTGCTTCTGGGGCTTTCAGAGCCCGCGAAGCAGGTGTGA
- a CDS encoding DUF1697 domain-containing protein yields MTNYAVFLRGINVGGINLKMADLRAALATLPLGRTKTLLASGNVVCAFDGTAAKLKVMVETLLRERFGYDAWVVVTTAAQLDAIIAACPWPADDASTHSYVTLSSVPAVLDELARHGGEIAGVEFARLSPEAIAWPAKAGGTLDSPFSKLTARPRYKSTTTTRNLRTLLKCQEAMAAFA; encoded by the coding sequence ATGACCAACTATGCAGTGTTCCTGCGCGGGATCAACGTGGGCGGCATCAACCTGAAAATGGCTGACCTCCGCGCCGCGCTCGCCACCCTGCCACTTGGCCGCACCAAGACACTGCTGGCGTCCGGGAACGTGGTTTGCGCGTTCGACGGCACCGCCGCGAAGCTCAAGGTCATGGTGGAAACCCTGCTCCGCGAACGCTTCGGCTACGACGCCTGGGTGGTCGTGACCACGGCCGCCCAGCTCGATGCCATCATCGCGGCCTGTCCCTGGCCCGCCGACGACGCCTCCACCCACAGCTACGTGACGCTGTCCTCCGTTCCGGCCGTCCTCGACGAGCTGGCCCGGCACGGCGGCGAGATCGCCGGCGTCGAATTTGCCAGGCTCAGCCCCGAAGCGATTGCGTGGCCTGCGAAGGCCGGCGGCACCCTGGACAGCCCGTTCAGCAAGCTCACTGCGCGCCCGCGCTACAAAAGCACGACGACGACCCGCAACTTGCGCACGCTGCTCAAGTGCCAGGAGGCCATGGCCGCCTTCGCCTGA